In one Ornithinimicrobium pratense genomic region, the following are encoded:
- a CDS encoding alpha/beta hydrolase: MDLRDLTPPVKDGPFPPAAYLPPITRARVRGAMSLSGLTYGVVRGFRPLVLDLHIPEGAEAPVPVVVWIHGGGWMEGDRRQVPLQWGQQVVFDTVVAAGMAVATVDYRLLGEAPFPACVHDCVAAVRYLRHFADDLGLDPDRIGLWGESAGAHLASMVAFLGSRGEADPRLLGSVGVADGRVDSQAVVLFYGAESLEALVGDHDFGPAPFGDNPAMVRAMAPIEHVHDGIPPVLLMHGDRDGIVDAEHSRRLHAALRDAGVDSTMEITPGADHCFLGTPIQPHLDRAVDFLAGHLL, from the coding sequence GTGGACCTGCGCGACCTGACCCCTCCCGTCAAGGACGGACCGTTTCCCCCGGCGGCCTACCTGCCGCCCATCACCCGCGCCCGGGTGCGCGGCGCGATGTCGCTGTCCGGCCTGACCTACGGCGTGGTGCGTGGCTTCCGTCCTCTTGTGCTGGACCTGCACATCCCCGAAGGGGCCGAGGCCCCGGTGCCCGTGGTGGTGTGGATCCACGGCGGTGGCTGGATGGAGGGCGACCGCCGGCAGGTGCCGCTGCAGTGGGGTCAGCAGGTCGTCTTCGACACCGTCGTGGCTGCCGGCATGGCTGTGGCCACCGTCGACTACCGGCTGCTCGGTGAGGCGCCCTTCCCCGCCTGCGTGCACGACTGCGTCGCCGCCGTGCGCTACCTGCGCCACTTCGCCGATGACCTGGGCCTCGACCCCGACCGGATCGGCCTGTGGGGTGAGTCCGCCGGTGCCCACTTGGCCTCGATGGTCGCCTTCCTCGGCAGCCGCGGCGAGGCCGACCCCCGGCTGCTCGGCTCGGTCGGGGTCGCCGACGGTCGGGTCGACAGCCAAGCCGTCGTGCTCTTCTACGGTGCCGAGAGCCTGGAGGCCCTGGTCGGAGACCATGACTTCGGGCCGGCCCCGTTCGGCGACAACCCGGCCATGGTGCGCGCGATGGCGCCGATCGAGCATGTGCACGACGGCATACCCCCGGTCCTGCTCATGCACGGCGACCGCGACGGCATCGTCGACGCCGAACATAGCCGGAGGCTGCACGCGGCGCTGCGCGACGCCGGCGTGGACAGCACCATGGAGATCACGCCGGGCGCCGACCACTGCTTCCTCGGCACCCCGATCCAACCGCACCTGGACCGCGCGGTGGACTTCCTGGCCGGGCACCTGCTTTGA
- a CDS encoding aldo/keto reductase: MHTLRDGTPLPQVGFGTYPLRGEEGIEAIVSALHLGYRYLDTATNYENEHEVGEALRRSGLDRSEVLLASKIPGRAHERDKAIACVEQSLESLGVEQLDVILVHWPNPRRLRYVEAVEALLECRERGLVRHVGTSNYTEGHLREVRAATGEAPVLNQIECHPLFPQEHLVQVHQELGVLTQAWSPLGKGQAQYDAPPVAQAASRHGVTPAQVILRWHLERGVMPLPKSAAPERQRTNLDLDGFSLTGEEIAAISALARPDGRLWGGDPDTHEEM; encoded by the coding sequence ATGCACACCCTCCGCGACGGCACCCCGCTCCCCCAGGTCGGCTTCGGCACCTATCCCCTGCGTGGTGAGGAAGGCATCGAGGCGATCGTGTCGGCCCTGCACCTGGGCTACCGCTACCTGGACACGGCCACCAACTACGAGAACGAGCACGAGGTCGGCGAGGCGCTGCGCCGCAGCGGCCTGGACCGCTCTGAGGTGCTGCTCGCCAGCAAAATTCCCGGCCGCGCGCACGAACGGGACAAGGCGATCGCGTGCGTCGAGCAGTCGCTGGAGTCGCTCGGCGTGGAGCAACTCGACGTCATCCTTGTGCACTGGCCCAACCCGCGCCGGCTTCGCTACGTCGAGGCGGTGGAAGCCCTGCTCGAATGCCGCGAGCGCGGCCTGGTGCGGCACGTGGGCACCAGCAACTACACCGAGGGTCATCTGCGTGAGGTGAGGGCCGCGACCGGAGAGGCGCCCGTGCTCAATCAGATCGAGTGCCACCCGCTCTTCCCGCAGGAGCACCTGGTCCAGGTGCACCAGGAGCTCGGCGTCCTCACCCAGGCGTGGAGTCCCCTGGGCAAGGGGCAGGCTCAGTATGACGCTCCCCCCGTTGCCCAAGCGGCCTCACGGCACGGTGTCACGCCCGCCCAGGTGATCCTGCGATGGCACCTGGAGCGCGGTGTGATGCCGCTGCCGAAGTCGGCCGCCCCGGAACGTCAGCGGACCAACCTGGACCTGGACGGGTTCAGCCTGACCGGCGAGGAGATCGCCGCGATCAGCGCCCTGGCCCGCCCCGACGGGCGGCTGTGGGGTGGCGACCCGGACACCCACGAGGAGATGTGA
- a CDS encoding single-stranded DNA-binding protein, whose amino-acid sequence MGREQVAPANAVQLVGRVSGDPTERELPSGDRVVQLRVVVPRPTRRGRAYAGTGKETVAKKPMAGDRPRAQVDTIDVACWTGRARAAALRLPDGAGVQVAGALRRRFFRTGSGRVSRYEVEASVIRRVDLV is encoded by the coding sequence ATGGGACGTGAGCAGGTGGCACCGGCCAACGCGGTGCAACTGGTCGGCAGGGTCAGCGGGGACCCCACGGAGCGTGAGCTGCCGAGCGGTGACCGGGTGGTGCAGCTGCGGGTCGTGGTCCCCCGGCCGACCCGCCGGGGCCGGGCCTACGCCGGGACCGGGAAGGAGACGGTCGCGAAGAAGCCGATGGCCGGCGACCGGCCCCGCGCCCAGGTCGACACCATCGACGTGGCCTGCTGGACGGGCCGGGCCAGGGCCGCTGCCCTGCGCCTGCCGGACGGTGCCGGGGTGCAGGTCGCGGGGGCGCTGCGGCGTCGCTTCTTCCGCACCGGGTCGGGCCGAGTCTCGCGCTACGAGGTCGAGGCCAGCGTGATCCGGCGCGTCGACCTGGTGTGA